Proteins encoded together in one Microcebus murinus isolate Inina chromosome 16, M.murinus_Inina_mat1.0, whole genome shotgun sequence window:
- the RALY gene encoding RNA-binding protein Raly isoform X3 yields the protein MSLKIQTSNVTNKNDPKSINSRVFIGNLNTAVVKKSDVETIFSKYGRVAGCSVHKGYAFVQYANERHARAAVLGENGRVLAGQTLDINMAGEPKPNRPKGLKRAASAIYSGYSFDYDYYRDDFYDRLFDYRGRLSPVPVPRVVPVKRPRVTVPLVRRVKTTIPVKLFARSTAITTSSAKIKLKSSELQAIKTELTQIKSNIDALLGRLEQIAEEQKANPDGKKKGDSSAGSGSAGGGGNSGSSGRPPAPKEDTPSGVGKPQGEAQARDDGDEEGLLAHSEEELEHSQDTDAEDGALQ from the exons ATGTCCTTGAAGATCCAGACAAGCAATGTAACCAATAAGAATGACCCCAAATCCATCAACTCTCGGGTCTTCATTGGAAATCTCAACACAGCTGTGGTGAAGAAGTCAGATGTGGAGACCATATTCTCGAAGTATGGCCGTGTGGCCGGCTGTTCTGTGCACAAGGGCTATGCCTTTGTCCAGTACGCCAACGAGCGCCATGCCCGGGCAGCTGTGCTGGGAGAGAATGGGCGGGTGCTGGCTGGGCAGACCCTGG ACATCAACATGGCTGGAGAGCCCAAGCCCAACAGACCCAAGGGGCTAAAGAGAGCAGCATCTGCCATATACAG TGGCTACAGCTTTGACTATGATTACTACCGGGACGACTTCTACGACAG GCTCTTTGACTACCGGGGCCGCCTGTCGCCTGTGCCAGTGCCCAGGGTGGTCCCCGTGAAGCGACCCCGGGTCACAGTCCCTTTGGTCCGGCGTGTCAAAACTACCATACCTGTCAAGCTCTTTGCCCGCTCCACAGCCATCACCACCAGCTCAGCCAAGATCAAGT TAAAGAGCAGTGAGCTGCAGGCCATCAAGACAGAGCTGACGCAGATCAAGTCCAACATTGATGCCTTGCTGGGCCGCTTGGAACAGATCGCTGAGGAGCAAAAAGCCAATCCAG ATGGCAAGAAGAAGGGCGACAGCAGCGCTGGCAGCggcagtgctggtggtggtggcaaTAGTGGCAGCAGCGGCCGGCCACCAGCCCCCAAAGAGGACACGCCTTCCGGGGTAGGCAAGCCCCAAGGAGAAGCACAGGCTCGAGATGATGGTGACGAAGAGGGATTGTTGGCACATAGCGAGGAAGAGCTG GAGCACAGCCAGGACACAGATGCGGAGGATGGGGCCTTGCAGTAA
- the RALY gene encoding RNA-binding protein Raly isoform X4 codes for MSLKIQTSNVTNKNDPKSINSRVFIGNLNTAVVKKSDVETIFSKYGRVAGCSVHKGYAFVQYANERHARAAVLGENGRVLAGQTLDINMAGEPKPNRPKGLKRAASAIYRLFDYRGRLSPVPVPRVVPVKRPRVTVPLVRRVKTTIPVKLFARSTAITTSSAKIKLKSSELQAIKTELTQIKSNIDALLGRLEQIAEEQKANPDGKKKGDSSAGSGSAGGGGNSGSSGRPPAPKEDTPSGVGKPQGEAQARDDGDEEGLLAHSEEELEHSQDTDAEDGALQ; via the exons ATGTCCTTGAAGATCCAGACAAGCAATGTAACCAATAAGAATGACCCCAAATCCATCAACTCTCGGGTCTTCATTGGAAATCTCAACACAGCTGTGGTGAAGAAGTCAGATGTGGAGACCATATTCTCGAAGTATGGCCGTGTGGCCGGCTGTTCTGTGCACAAGGGCTATGCCTTTGTCCAGTACGCCAACGAGCGCCATGCCCGGGCAGCTGTGCTGGGAGAGAATGGGCGGGTGCTGGCTGGGCAGACCCTGG ACATCAACATGGCTGGAGAGCCCAAGCCCAACAGACCCAAGGGGCTAAAGAGAGCAGCATCTGCCATATACAG GCTCTTTGACTACCGGGGCCGCCTGTCGCCTGTGCCAGTGCCCAGGGTGGTCCCCGTGAAGCGACCCCGGGTCACAGTCCCTTTGGTCCGGCGTGTCAAAACTACCATACCTGTCAAGCTCTTTGCCCGCTCCACAGCCATCACCACCAGCTCAGCCAAGATCAAGT TAAAGAGCAGTGAGCTGCAGGCCATCAAGACAGAGCTGACGCAGATCAAGTCCAACATTGATGCCTTGCTGGGCCGCTTGGAACAGATCGCTGAGGAGCAAAAAGCCAATCCAG ATGGCAAGAAGAAGGGCGACAGCAGCGCTGGCAGCggcagtgctggtggtggtggcaaTAGTGGCAGCAGCGGCCGGCCACCAGCCCCCAAAGAGGACACGCCTTCCGGGGTAGGCAAGCCCCAAGGAGAAGCACAGGCTCGAGATGATGGTGACGAAGAGGGATTGTTGGCACATAGCGAGGAAGAGCTG GAGCACAGCCAGGACACAGATGCGGAGGATGGGGCCTTGCAGTAA